In the genome of Synechococcus sp. CB0101, the window TTCCTGGATCGCAATCGGGAGGAGTTGCGCCGGAATCCACGCATGGCGCTGGTGATGAAGCAACTGGAGAAGTTGCCGGATGCAGAGCTGGAGCTGATTCGAGCCGCGGCTGAACAGCACCGCAGCGCAATGGTTACAACAGCTGCTTGACAGGGGCGGCCCTGCAGCGGATCCTGGGCTCCCACCAGATATGGGTCCATGACCGAGCGCTCCACCACCACTAGTGCAAGTCAGGTGGAGCTGCATGCCCTGGATGTGGAGCTGCCGGTGGACCTAGCGCAGGCCGTTGAGGGCTATGTCGCCCAGCGGCCGGGCCTTGATCCAGCCCGTCTACTGCAGACCGCGC includes:
- a CDS encoding DUF2811 domain-containing protein — encoded protein: MTERSTTTSASQVELHALDVELPVDLAQAVEGYVAQRPGLDPARLLQTALAQFLVQQGGARPEVRELYLDGLFGTGL